The sequence below is a genomic window from Euwallacea similis isolate ESF13 chromosome 1, ESF131.1, whole genome shotgun sequence.
CCAAGTCCTTTGATAACGTTAAATTCTGTTTTAAGCTCatctttttattcaaaatctaAGTTTGCATTTGGTAAAAGAAAACCGATATGAAAAACTTCCGTTTCATACAACAAAGAGCATTCACCTTATCCCATACGATACATAAAAAGGTCCAGCCTtcagtaaaaacaaaaaattcaagttcTTACGAGTGGCTCTCCAGACAACTTTCAGATCCTTTTGTAGAACTAGCAAAGAGGCACAACTACCGCTGCAGAAGCGCTTTTAAACTCATAGAAATAGACGACAAATTTCGAATATTGCAACCTGGACATGTTGTCATTGACTGTGGAGCTGCACCAGGTTCCTGGACCCAAGTTGCAGTTCAGCGAGTCAATGCAGACTCGGCCCTAAAAGACAGACTCCAGGGGACAGTTTTGGCAATTGACCGACAACCTATTTATCCAATAACAGCAAGTGCTCACATTCAAATCTCATgaacttcttaaaaataagttttaggGTGCAACAGTACTGGGCAACTCAGACTTTACAAATCCAAAATCACTGGAGAATGTTCTGAATGTACTGCAAGGCCGCAGAGCAAATGCAGTCATCTCAGACATGGCCCCCAATACCACAGGAATAAGGGAGTTGGACAAGGAGAATATAATACAGCTTTGTTATGCGGCCATTAGATTTGCAGTTATGATTTCAGATAAAGGGGCTTCAGTGTTGGTTAAATTGTGGCAATGTGGCCAGATCAAAACATTGGAAAGTGACGTTAGGAAATTTTATGATAATGTTCGGTTTTTTAAACCTAATTCGAGCAGAAGTGATTCAGCTGAGATATTTTTGTTGGGAAGAGACTTTAAGGGAATTAAGACGTGATTGAgacactaaaaataaatttatgaaacatttcttatttaaaaagaactatatttgatatactatttgtttatttaacaatattatagaaataatgcaataaattgtttaaatgtaAGGCCAACCCCATCAGACAATTATGTAATTATGGcaagaaaatgcaaaaataaaaaattacccttgaaacatataaaaatctaACCTCTACACTTAGATGAGCTGATTTCCATAAGCATTCCACAAATAGAAACTCGCTAGCCCCAAAATAAATGCCACTACATTTCTCCCACATTTTATAGCATTAAACCAAGGCCTTTTGGCCATTATAAACTGTAAATATCTCACTTTACTTGGAGTCATTGGGGGATATTTTACAGCTCCTAATGTTTCACCAAGAGCCCCCAAATTTTTATGAAGCACTGCTTTTTTATGGGAAAATGTATCAAAGGAGAATTTCCCATGATAGGAGCCCATACCACTGTGGCCTACCCCACCAAAAGGTAGGGATTGTACTGCTAAATGTATTATTGTGTCATTGATGCATACCCCACCTTAAAATGCATATTACTGTGTTAGAGTTTAGCCGGTGAAGTGGTGTTTACTTACCAGAACTGGTGTTTTTAACCAGCAATTCCACATCACTTTTAatgttggaaaaaatatacagagtcaGAGGTTTTTCCTGTCGATTTAAGAGGTCTATAACATCGTGACAAGAGCTCACATTGATAATTGGCAAAATTGGTCCAAACACTTCCTCCATCATTATAGGATCATTCTGAGTAACTCCTAATTAGGAAAACAAATTgagatttctttttcaattttaattaagtcttgACCTGTTAAAATAGTGGGAGCAATGTATCTCTCAGTGGTATCAATCTCTCCTCCTACAGCAACATTTCCATTCTGAATTAACCTTTGTAACCTCTGAATGTGCCTATCGGCAATAATTCTTCCATAATAAGCAGATTCCTTAGGATTTTCCCCAAAAAACTCCAGCAAAACTTCCTTGGCTGCTTTAATAAACTTCTGCTCTACTTCTTTGGTACACAGAAGATAATCTGGGGCCACACAGGTCTGCCCTGCATTAACAACTTTTCCCCACATTATACGTTTTGCTGCCACTTTGTAATTTACCGAATCATCAATGTAGCAGGGGCTTTTCCCTAAATAAATCTCCATTGAAAACAACTTCAATGCTTTGAAAAACATACACACCTCCCAGCTCTAATGTTACAGGAGTCAAATGCTTGGTGGCAGCTGCATGAATAACTTTCCCAACTGCAGAATTtccagtaaaaaaaatgtgatcaAATCTCTCTTTTAAAAGCTCAGTGGTCTCAGGAATGTTTCCAGTAAAAACCTGTAACAAAAATCTAGTGCTCTTATGAACAGGCTTCTTCAACCTTACTTTATAACAATCAGGATCAAGATATTGAGGTATGACTTCTGCCATAAGCTTGGCGCAAGCCTGGGACACTTCAGAGGGCTTTATCAACACACAATTACCAGCTGCAATGGCCCCTTGTACTGGCAGTAATGTCAGGTGAATGGGATAGTTCCAAGCACCTATTACCCtcttataagaaaaaatctattaaataatttttaatcagtTACCAATTACTAGAGCTACGCCATAGGGCTCCCGCTGAATGTAAGCGTCGTCGAGAACGTTAGCTAAGTCTCTTGAGACCCTCTCAGGGCGGGTCCAAGAGTACaaattatacaaggtgtttttAATATCATTCACTAGTATATCAATTTCCATAACCATCGATTCTCCCTTACATTTATGCAAGTCTGCCCATAGGGCTGCAAGGATTTCATCCTTCTTTTCAGTGTACATGCGGAGCAGGTTTTGTAACTGCTTAATGCGGAAGTGCAGGTGCCTGGTTTTGCCACTGTTGAAGGAGTTACGGAGCTCTGAGACCATTTCTGAAGGGAGCTGAGACATGGTGCTTCGTGGCGctaaaaaatggattttacaGATTTAGcaagaaaattgataatgtACAATGCAAATGGAAGTTGACCTTTGCTCGTAGGAGTGTTTAAAGAATATGACTTGTTATGAGTTGTATTTGATCTCGAAGGATGATTTGCACATATTTAAACGTcctgaataaatttaaatttaaatcaaagtaAATAGCTTTTTAGTACCTTAGCTAGGACCTTAATTGTATTGTGTATTTCAACTGAGTAATAAACCAAAACTGATTAATTGGTGCTGAACGGTTTGCCGTATTTAAGTTAATATGTTTTCAtttcaagtattttatttatgttattcgGTAAAAACCGAATTAATAAAGTAGGAAAGAGAGAACGTATGTCGTATATAAAACAGATTTAAAGAAGTTTATTAGTACGTTATTCCCTTATTGCACATACAGATATAAGGCATCCATTGGGCCCTTGAATCAAAACTCGTACGAAATAGCAAAATATCTCAGcgaaaatttctttattcagTTACAAAAGGTTCAAATATACAGGAAAATTTCGTCGATTTCTTTTGAAGCCGTTGCTGCCATATTTACAACTTTGCTCCAGAACATTATGAGAATGTTGTTACGTCATTGTCACTTTTGTCATCACACGCGCAATGCAGTAGCCCAGTTAAGTTACGTTTTTAAGTAGTAACTCAGATGGATTCAGTTTGTTTTTGGTGTTTTAGTATGTTTATCTcacagaaaaattgaaaatttaacgtttctaaagttttttataaaaaaaaatcgcaattaaaattaaaaatcacatGGGGCATACTCTTATAGCGGTTTCACGTCATGAAAGAGGGAGAATGTAGGTTGTGCTCCGGAAACTTGAGCATTCCACAGTCCGGTTCGTCGTTGGTGAATAATAAGCCTATTCTACACAATTTGAGTCAAATTTCGCCTGACTACGTTAAGGTAAGTGGCAGACTGGTGTTTCTCTGCATCAACCCTCATCTCGCAAGAAATAGCTTAGAAAAGCGCGAGAAATCTCTGATTTTTGTATTGGAAGCGCCATATTGTCCAGAAGTAGAATGACGCCAAGAATGCTAATATTACTAATATCACctaatatttgattatttctatCTATTTCGATAGTATATCAATACTTAAAGGTGTCCCAAGAGGGAATAACTATATgcttattgtatttttatttttttctagaatatCAACTTAACTGAAGAATTTCTAATATGTACCCCATGcattgacaaaattaaaactttggcCAGTTTCAAGGAAACTACAATTTCTAGTGAATCTAAACTAGAAACAAATAACTCAACTGAATTCTTGAAAAGTGTTTCTAAAGATGTGAATAACATTTGCCGCCTTTGCTTAACTGCAGAAAT
It includes:
- the Mrm2 gene encoding rRNA methyltransferase 2, mitochondrial, producing MKNFRFIQQRAFTLSHTIHKKVQPSVKTKNSSSYEWLSRQLSDPFVELAKRHNYRCRSAFKLIEIDDKFRILQPGHVVIDCGAAPGSWTQVAVQRVNADSALKDRLQGTVLAIDRQPIYPITGATVLGNSDFTNPKSLENVLNVLQGRRANAVISDMAPNTTGIRELDKENIIQLCYAAIRFAVMISDKGASVLVKLWQCGQIKTLESDVRKFYDNVRFFKPNSSRSDSAEIFLLGRDFKGIKT
- the LOC136415587 gene encoding aldehyde dehydrogenase, dimeric NADP-preferring-like, with product MSQLPSEMVSELRNSFNSGKTRHLHFRIKQLQNLLRMYTEKKDEILAALWADLHKCKGESMVMEIDILVNDIKNTLYNLYSWTRPERVSRDLANVLDDAYIQREPYGVALVIGAWNYPIHLTLLPVQGAIAAGNCVLIKPSEVSQACAKLMAEVIPQYLDPDCYKVFTGNIPETTELLKERFDHIFFTGNSAVGKVIHAAATKHLTPVTLELGGKSPCYIDDSVNYKVAAKRIMWGKVVNAGQTCVAPDYLLCTKEVEQKFIKAAKEVLLEFFGENPKESAYYGRIIADRHIQRLQRLIQNGNVAVGGEIDTTERYIAPTILTGVTQNDPIMMEEVFGPILPIINVSSCHDVIDLLNRQEKPLTLYIFSNIKSDVELLVKNTSSGGVCINDTIIHLAVQSLPFGGVGHSGMGSYHGKFSFDTFSHKKAVLHKNLGALGETLGAVKYPPMTPSKVRYLQFIMAKRPWFNAIKCGRNVVAFILGLASFYLWNAYGNQLI